From one Montipora capricornis isolate CH-2021 chromosome 10, ASM3666992v2, whole genome shotgun sequence genomic stretch:
- the LOC138020899 gene encoding zinc finger MYM-type protein 1-like, which produces MGRKEQEDRKRKATAKSCQSMDTFVRKLPRQESAVREDTPAAEVYRENLEASHEMAPHLQSATSSDAGSSTRQHNTEPNVHPNLNDIGKIIDDKMSFEAVAAAVKALSVGEKYHLLKDHFVPPTHYEFPSRFLHQCQRCFQSRYLRDFPWMVYSPSLDAAFCKHCALMMPFKGRKNKGAFVNKPFTTFHKLYEKAKDHQGTNYHNESMIATECFLNSVDKPEQNTDNRLDDERKRNIQRNRHIIKCVAEAVLYCGRQCIALRGDKEDLSTDGNKSGNVGNFLAALQMIANHDEILKQHLYSTGLSTRNVKYTSPSIQNQVIEIIGQDIILSKLVKEIKAAKFYSIMADEVTSHNKEELALCARFVDDSNEVREEFLAFLHLPRITGKVIADKITPTLHDMGLEIANIRGQGYDGAANMSSDNVGVQRRIREQSPNAVYVHCSGHCLNLVISHSCALRNIRNALDKLKQCSLYFLGSLKREGLLQSIITKELPESTRRKGLIDMCRKRWAARHTVYTHFYQAHLYIITALENIAYGANRELCGEDYQDAVWDPKSKGDAIAMLVSLTSFDFIVSFLVLYEFLSHMSGITVKLQGQSVDIIKAYQEVLEIVLYNNIYFLSTVLEMYHN; this is translated from the exons ATGGGCCGAAAAGAGCAAGAAGACAGAAAAAGAAAGGCCACAGCCAAATCTTGCCAATCTATGGACACCTTTGTTAGAAAACTGCCTCGACAGGAAAGTGCTGTCAGAGAAGATACCCCGGCTGCAGAAGTTTATCGGGAAAACCTTGAAG cgAGCCACGAAATGGCACCTCACCTGCAGAGCGCAACTAGTTCAGATGCTGGCAGCAGTACAAGGCAACATAACACAGAGCCAAATGTTCATCCCAATCTGAATGATATCGGAAAGATTATAGATGACAAGATGTCTTTTGAAGCAGTAGCTGCAGCCGTGAAAGCTCTGTCGGTCGGTGAAAAATATCATCTTCTTAAGGATCATTTCGTGCCACCAACGCACTACGAGTTTCCATCACGGTTCCTTCATCAGTGCCAAAGATGCTTCCAGTCACGATACCTCAGGGACTTTCCCTGGATGGTCTACAGCCCTTCACTGGACGCGGCATTCTGCAAACACTGTGCATTGATGATGCCTTTTAAGGGCAGAAAGAACAAAGGCGCATTTGTGAACAAACCTTTCACAACCTTTCACAAGCTTTATGAAAAAGCAAAAGATCACCAGGGTACTAACTACCACAACGAATCCATGATTGCTACAGAATGCTTTCTGAACTCTGTTGACAAACCAGAACAGAACACTGACAACCGATTGGATGACGAGAGAAAGAGAAATATTCAAAGGAACAGGCACATAATTAAATGTGTTGCCGAAGCAGTCCTGTACTGTGGTCGTCAATGCATAGCACTGCGTGGCGACAAGGAAGACCTGAGCACCGACGGAAATAAATCTGGGAACGTTGGCAACTTTTTGGCAGCCCTACAGATGATTGCCAACCACGATGAAATCCTGAAGCAACATCTTTACAGTACTGGCCTGAGTACAAGAAATGTCAAATATACGTCACCTTCTATTCAAAATCAGGTGATCGAGATAATTGGACAAGAtatcattttaagcaaattggTGAAAGAAATCAAAGCTGCCAAGTTTTACAGTATTATGGCTGACGAGGTAACCAGCCACAATAAAGAGGAACTTGCTCTATGTGCCCGCTTTGTTGACGACAGTAACGAGGTCAGGGAAGAGTTCCTCGCGTTTCTCCATCTTCCAAGGATAACTGGTAAAGTCATAGCAGATAAAATTACCCCCACCCTTCATGATATGGGCCTGGAGATTGCAAACATCAGGGGACAGGGATACGACGGAGCTGCCAATATGTCCAGTGACAATGTGGGGGTGCAGCGCCGGATAAGGGAACAATCGCCAAACGCTGTGTATGTTCACTGTAGTGGTCACTGCTTGAATCTAGTGATTTCACATAGCTGTGCACTGCGGAACATCAGGAATGCCCTCGACAAACTGAAGCAGTGCAGCTTGTATTTTCTTGGCAGTCTAAAGCGTGAAG GTCTTCTACAGTCCATCATAACAAAGGAGTTGCCAGAGTCTACAAGACGCAAGGGCCTGATAGACATGTGCAGAAAAAGATGGGCAGCACGACATACTGTGTACACACACTTCTACCAGGCTCACCTCTACATCATCACCGCCCTGGAAAACATTGCGTATGGTGCAAATCGGGAGTTATGTGGCGAGGATTATCAAGATGCTGTGTGGGATCCGAAGAGCAAGGGTGACGCCATAGCGATGTTGGTGAGTCTAACGTCTTTCGACTTTATAGTATCATTCCTTGTGTTGTACGAGTTCTTGTCCCACATGTCAGGCATAACAGTGAAACTACAGGGCCAATCAGTTGACATAATCAAGGCATATCAGGAGGTACTGGAAATAGTTTTAtacaataacatttattttttaagtacCGTTCTAGAGATGTATCACAACTAA
- the LOC138020901 gene encoding uncharacterized protein, whose translation MSLLVSPHSHKQFCSPKDNSDGSLDTNWSDSKGDGSCSSSCESADIQFSDEEPESAVSGNDFSQTNESPDKDPYVYPGSQLKLSESVLLILTLAVTHNLNGSSLSDVISLINLLCIPGPQNKCVRSLNALKKYFVDLQLPIMKHFYCKFCSEYLGVTGDTPDVCPICGKDVSDLKKEPYFVILSMKNQPRELAQKKEFQEDIKHR comes from the exons ATGTCCTTGCTTGTATCTCCCCACAGCCATAAACAATTTTGTTCACCCAAAGACAACAGTGATGGCTCTTTGGATACGAATTGGAGTGATTCCAAAGGTGATGGATCCTGCAGCAGCTCCTGTGAGAGTGCAGATATTCAGTTTTCAGATGAGGAACCGGAGAGTGCAGTTTCTGGCAACGACTTTAGTCAAACGAATGAATCGCCAGATAAGGACCCTTATGTGTACCCTGGCTCACAACTTAAATTGTCTGAAAGCGTTCTTTTGATTCTCACTCTGGCCGTTACTCACAACCTAAATGGAAGTTCTCTTTCAGACGTTATTTCTTTGATCAACTTACTCTGTATCCCCGGACCACAAAACAAGTGTGTGCGCTCATTGAATGCACTAAAGAAGTACTTTGTGGACTTACAACTTCCCATAATGAAACACTTCTATTGTAAGTTTTGTTCTGAATACCTTGGTGTTACGGGTGATACTCCTGATGTCTGCCCTATATGCGGGAAGGATGTGAGTGATTTGAAGAAGGAACCATATTTTGTCATTCTTTCCATGAAAAATCAGCCGAGAGAACTTGCACAAA aaaaGGAATTCCAGGAAGATATAAAACACCGCTGA
- the LOC138020902 gene encoding transcriptional regulator ATRX homolog: MPGGIVPYNIVPYTVGEVHTGGLTTTTLAIVSHGEIRDCDDIVRGASCEALWKDAKHKEWYPAFIVDIGDLEYLTSMQSKPKGKNQKSRTTASKTAGTKESAKKRKTPVQEVQSQEVQSGSEEEQQKKKQSEMRIEAKAKKAVNAKATKDALLKRRLEQAKQFEGYKVPKPSANSGMCSQEELPYEDVSEDRVHEVQSENDREEERVKTKDISSDAKGKKAVNKKATKGTQWRKSLEIATSEVHSQEVLSNDDTSNVESICSLPKNQRDDCSLVHVDDYYATSDDEDETVSDELHSSPLKELFQKGASSSSTPSRKRPASDASSKKKQGEFVRLFTVLVN; encoded by the exons ATGCCCGGCGGGATTGTTCCATACAATATTGTGCCATACACTGTGGGCGAAGTGCATACCGGCGGGCTCACG ACCACTACCTTGGCGATTGTTAGTCATGGGGAAATTAGGGACTGTGACGATATAGTGAGGGGTGCATCATGTGAGGCCCTCTGGAAGGATGCCAAACACAAAGAATGGTATCCTGCCTTTATTGTGGACATTGGAG ATCTTGAATATTTAACAAGTATGCAGAGTAAgccaaaaggaaaaaatcagaAATCCAGAACTACAGCCAGTAAAACAGCAGGAACCAAGGAATCggccaagaaaagaaaaacgccAG TTCAAGAGGTCCAGTCCCAAGAGGTCCAGTCCGGGAGTGAGGAAGAGCAACAGAAGAAGAAGCAAAGTGAGATGAGGATAGAGGCTAAGGCTAAAAAAGCTGTGAATGCAAAGGCAACAAAGGATGCACTGCTCAAGAGAAGGCTTGAGCAAGCCAAACAGTTTGAAGGTTACAAAGTTCCCAAACCAAGTGCTAACTCTGGGATGTGTTCCCAGGAGGAACTTCCTTATGAGGATGTTTCAGAGGACAGAG TCCATGAGGTGCAGTCTGAAAACGACAGAGAAGAGGAACGAGTGAAGACAAAAGACATAAGCAGTGATGCTAAAGGAAAAAAGGCTGTGAATAAAAAAGCTACTAAAGGCACACAATGGAGAAAAAGCCTTGAGATTGCTACTTCTGAGGTACATTCCCAGGAAGTGCTTTCAAATGATGATACTTCCAATGTGGAAAGTATCTGTAGCCTGCCAAAGAATCAACGTGACGACTGCTCCTTGGTACATGTAGATGATTACTATGCTACttctgatgatgaagatgaaacAGTCTCAGATGAACTACACAGTTCACCTCTGAAGGAGCTTTTTCAAAAGG GTGCAAGTTCTTCAAGCACACCATCAAGAAAAAGACCAGCCTCAGATGCTTCTTCTAAGAAAAAACAAGGTGAATTTGTTAGGCTGTTCACAGTCCTAGTAAATTGA